The genome window TACGAACCCGTCGTTTTCGGTGGACCCCAAGAGGAACATCTGCCACTGCTTTTCCTGCGGGGCCGGGGGAAATCCCGTCAGTTTTTACGCCAAATACAAGCAGATCCCCTTTCCCGAGGCGGCCAAAGCGCTCGCCGACAAATTCGGGATTCCGATCCGGATTACGGGCGAAGATGTTCAGAAACAGGAACGGTACGAAAAATATTACCGGATTATGGAAGAAGCCCATCGCTTTTTTCAGGATAAAATCTTTGAACCGGCGGGAACGCCGGCCCTTGAGTACCTGTCGCGGCGGGATCTGAAGCCTGACGTCATTAAGGCGCAAAAATTGGGCTACGCAACGACAAAGTGGTCCGAGCTCAACGATCATTTGATCCAAAAGGGATTCGCCCGGGAGGATTTCGCGGAGTTGGGCCTTGTCAAGGTCGGGGAAAAGGGCAGCTATGATTTTTTCCGGGGACGGATTATGTTTCCGATCTACAACGCCTCCGGCAGGCTGATCGCCTTCGGCGGCAGGACCATAGAAAGCGGCGAAGACATCCCGAAATACATGAATTCCCTCGAAAATCCCATTTTCCACAAGGGGAGAACGCTCTACGGTCTCGAGCGCGGGAACGCCATCAAGAAACGCAATTACGCGATCCTGATGGAAGGCTACATGGACGTGCTTTCCGCCGTGCTGTACGGTTTTGATACAGCCGTCGCCCCGCTGGGGACGGCCCTTACCGACGAACAGTGCCGGCTTTTGAAAAACTATACGACAAACGTACTTCTTTCCTTTGACAGCGACGCGGCCGGTCAGGACAATTCGGTCCGGAGCGGTCTGCTTTTGAAAAACCACGGGTTTACCGTGCGGGTGGTGTGCTTTTCGGGGGCCAAGGATCCCGACGAGTTTCTGAAACGCTTCGGAAAGGACGCCTATCTTTCGGCCATTGAAAACTCAAAGGAGCTTTTCGACTTTTTGTACGCCTATACGTCCGGAAATTTCGATCTTCAGGAGGTCGCCGGCAAGCTGAAATTCGTACGGAGTTTTCGGGAATTCTTCGCCTGCGTCCACGACGGGCTCGAAAAATCCCTCTATATCGAAAAATTGGGCAAGGCCGTCGGGATCGAAACGGAGATCCTCAAAAAGGAACTGATCACCGACAACGCCGCCAGGCCTGTGTCTGCGGCGCCTGCGGAAACACGGCGGATTCTTGCGCCCGCGGGGGAGAAAGACGTCATAACGGATCTCGAGCGGCAGACGCTGGTCGATATTCTGGCCGATCCCGACAATTTCAAGTATTACCGCTTTCAGGAGATTCGGGGATCATTAACCAAAAAAATCTTTCATCTTTTTGAGGAAATGGAATCCGGAGACCCCATCAAGCAATGTATGGATCTTCGGGATACCGACGGGATCACTCCCGCCGAGGAGGCGGCCCTCGACCATTTGATCTGCGTCGCGGTCGGCGCCGGCGTCGACGACAAGGAAAAAAAGGAAACCCGCACCGCCGACATCATCAAAGGGTGGTTTTCGGCGGATATTCGGGACAGAAAAAAGAACATAAAAGGTTTTATGGATAAATTTGAACTGGTCAAGTTGGAAGACAGGATGAAGAATTGCACCGTGCTGGAGGATGTGCTTCGTATCTATGGGGAATACGAAGAATTCGCGTTCCATATCAGTTGAGGAGGATTTATATAATGAGAGAATTGATGAAAAATCCTGCGATCTATGACGCCATCCGGGATATTGTGGCGCAGGCGTCGGAAAACAAATACATCACCTACGAAGAAATCAACGAAAAGTTGAAGGGTTTTGATATTCCTCCGGAAAAAATCGAGGAGCTCCTGAAAAGCATCGAAGAACAGGGGATCCAGGTCATGAGCGAAAAAGACCTCAAGAAAAAAATAAAATTGCCCGCGGCGGAGAAAAAAGAAGCCGAAGCGAAGGCCGCCGAAAAAAAAGAAGGGGAGAAAAAGGGCAAAGCGACGGAAAAGAAACCGGCGGTCAAGGCGAAAAGCGATAAATCCGGCAAAGCGGAAAAAACCGTAAAAGAGACCAAAGCGACCGGGGAAGCGAAAGAAGGCAAAGAGAAAAAGAAGGAGACAAAAGAAGCGGGCAAGGCCGGAGAAGCGGAAAGCAGGAAAAAGGGCGACGACGGAAAAACCGCCGGGACCAAAGGCGCGGTAAAGGATAAAGGGCCTGAAAAAGCCGCGAAAAGCAAATCCGGAAAAAAGGAATCCGCAACGGCGCCGATTTCTTCCGAACAGGGCGCGGAATCTTTCCCGCCGACGGAGCTCGATATCGATCTTCCGGATAAAAAGGCCGCGAAAAAAGCGGGGAAACCGAAAAAACAGGAACCGGAAGAGCCGGTCTTTCTCGAAGAGGAAGAAAGCGATCTCGACGACGAAGACCTTGACGACGACGATGATTTTTCGGATCTCGACGAAGACGAAGAGTACGCCGGAGAGGTTGAACCCGCCGCGGAAGACGAATTTTCCGAGTTTGACGAAGAAAAATTTGAGGATGAAGCCGAGGATGAGCTCGATCAGTTCAATCCCGACGACCTCGAAGAGATCAACGAGGAAGAACTCACCAACGACGAGCTCTTTGCCCTGGCCGGCGATATGAAGGTTGACGAACCCATCAAAATGTATCTTCGGGAGATCGGCCAAATCCCGCTTTTGAGTTATGAGCAGGAATTGGATTACGCGAAAAAAGCCCTCGAAGGGGACGAATGGGCCACAAAACAGATCATCGAAGCCAATTTGCGGCTCGTGGTGAGTATCGCGAAAAAACACACGAACCGCGGCCTGAAGCTGCTGGATCTCATCCAGGAAGGCAATATCGGGCTCATGAAGGCCGTCGAGAAATTCGAGTACAGCAAAGGCTACAAATTTTCCACCTACGCGACCTGGTGGATCAGACAGGCCATCACAAGGGCCATTGCCGATCAGGGTCGCACGATCCGGATCCCGGTCCACATGATCGAGACCATCAACAAAATCAAAAAAGAAGCGCGGATTTATCTGCAGGAGACGGGGAAAGACGCGACCCCCGAGGTCCTGGCGGAACGGCTCGAAATGGAGATCGACAAAGTCAAGGCCATTCAGGAGATGAATCAGGATCCCATTTCTCTGGAAACGCCCGTAGGCAGCGAGGAAGACAGCGAATTGGGAGACTTCGTGGAAGACAGCAAAATGCTCAATCCCTATGAGCTTACGAACAGGAGTCTTTTGCGGGAGCAGCTAAACAGCGTTTTGAATACGCTCTCGGGCCGGGAGGAAAAGGTATTGCGTTATCGCTACGGCCTTGACGACGGTTCGCCCAAGACCCTTGAGGAAGTCGGCAAGATCTTCAAAGTCACCAGGGAGAGAATCCGACAGATCGAGGTCAAAGCGCTGAGGAAGCTCAGACATCCCAGCCGGAAAAAGAAACTTGAAGATTTCAAGGTGTAGGAGGAAACGTGGGAGACAGACAGCGGCCAATTTCCGTTGCGGAGTATGAAAGGACCGTCTTTGAGGAATTGGAAGACGAGCGGGCGTTTTTTTCCTGGCTCGACAAAAACAAAGACAGAAAACTTGAGCTCGATTACCCCCTTGCCGAAGCGGACAGAGAGGACATCCGCCCTTCCCGGGAGGAGGAAGTCATCGACTACCTCGAGGAGATTGCCCGTTACGCCGCCGAAGACGAAACGGAGCCCTTTCTGCAAAACGCGGGGCAAGTGGCCCTTCTGGGCTTTCATTACCTGAGAGGTGGAAGCTCTTACCTGGACATCCTGCAGGAGGGGAATATCGGCTT of Fusobacteriaceae bacterium contains these proteins:
- the dnaG gene encoding DNA primase, translating into MRISPKDMETLMSRLRIEDVVGEFVHLEKRGSGYRGLCPFHNDTNPSFSVDPKRNICHCFSCGAGGNPVSFYAKYKQIPFPEAAKALADKFGIPIRITGEDVQKQERYEKYYRIMEEAHRFFQDKIFEPAGTPALEYLSRRDLKPDVIKAQKLGYATTKWSELNDHLIQKGFAREDFAELGLVKVGEKGSYDFFRGRIMFPIYNASGRLIAFGGRTIESGEDIPKYMNSLENPIFHKGRTLYGLERGNAIKKRNYAILMEGYMDVLSAVLYGFDTAVAPLGTALTDEQCRLLKNYTTNVLLSFDSDAAGQDNSVRSGLLLKNHGFTVRVVCFSGAKDPDEFLKRFGKDAYLSAIENSKELFDFLYAYTSGNFDLQEVAGKLKFVRSFREFFACVHDGLEKSLYIEKLGKAVGIETEILKKELITDNAARPVSAAPAETRRILAPAGEKDVITDLERQTLVDILADPDNFKYYRFQEIRGSLTKKIFHLFEEMESGDPIKQCMDLRDTDGITPAEEAALDHLICVAVGAGVDDKEKKETRTADIIKGWFSADIRDRKKNIKGFMDKFELVKLEDRMKNCTVLEDVLRIYGEYEEFAFHIS
- the rpoD gene encoding RNA polymerase sigma factor RpoD, producing the protein MSSEQGAESFPPTELDIDLPDKKAAKKAGKPKKQEPEEPVFLEEEESDLDDEDLDDDDDFSDLDEDEEYAGEVEPAAEDEFSEFDEEKFEDEAEDELDQFNPDDLEEINEEELTNDELFALAGDMKVDEPIKMYLREIGQIPLLSYEQELDYAKKALEGDEWATKQIIEANLRLVVSIAKKHTNRGLKLLDLIQEGNIGLMKAVEKFEYSKGYKFSTYATWWIRQAITRAIADQGRTIRIPVHMIETINKIKKEARIYLQETGKDATPEVLAERLEMEIDKVKAIQEMNQDPISLETPVGSEEDSELGDFVEDSKMLNPYELTNRSLLREQLNSVLNTLSGREEKVLRYRYGLDDGSPKTLEEVGKIFKVTRERIRQIEVKALRKLRHPSRKKKLEDFKV